AAATTCCATTAGAACTAGCACAATTATCAAAACATCACAATATTCACAATATTTACCAAACGAATTATTACAAgacgagaataaaaaaaaaaaacacttccaaaaataatgaaaattaacgCGAACAAAATTCCGACGAAATACGTAATTCGCGAGAGAATTCCGCACGAAGGAAACGAAGTCGTGACTCGAACGCTTTTAAACCAATACTACTCGAAAGAGGGCGATCAACGCCGCGACGCTGCCTAACCACAAGCTACCCTTACAGAAGGGTGGTAGGCAAGGGAATCGTGGCACAAAATATCCTGTCGAAGTTACCTAAAGAAAAACTACGTAAAAGAGACGCTAACGTCGCGTCGTACggttgcacaaaatttttttgtttaaaccaacactttttttttgagattttatacAGATACAGTACGTTAAATGGAAATTGTATGTGTATCTTGAAAACTAAGTCGGTTATGctcgaaaaattcatcactcgACGTAATCGACTAAAATAATGCTTAGGTATAAAACGAACTGAAAAATTATAGCGAGTCACATGAAAATCAATTGACGATTTCCCGTTTGCTCGATATCATCATAAGGGAAAATATATTTCCAGAAGACACACTTTGAAGTTGATTGAGAAACATTTTGAAGACTCATCCTTCTACTTTTAAGGCATAAGTTCTCAAatgaaaaagtacataatacttataaatacatatttgtatttgATGATTATTTgtgttttcatttaatttaaattttaataaattcataTATTAAATTTACtccaaatacgagtaaatataaattttctagTGTCTTTgtcttttcatttcaacttaattattaatttcattcaatGTATTTAGTTTTTGTTGCGAAATTCAATATAAGTAGTTAGACATCCACCAAACCCACTCcattgggagggagggagggggggggttggaaGCCTCAAAGTGTTGGTGTTTAGTTCAAATTCCGAGAAATCTTATCAACTTTTAGTGACTAAATTGTTTTATCTACTTTTGGTGGTTTAATATAATTTAAAAGAATCTAAAAACATCAATTCGTCTATCTTCTATAGTCACCCCCTTCCTACGAATAAATTACCACTATTGAGGTCAATCTGGAGTCCTTAGTCAAAGTCGACTTGTGATGGTAAGTTCAACCTTCCACATCGGCCTAACCGGAGATAACGAATTgcgaagtgtatttttttccagttgaaaaaatcacgtaaaacgaaatcgtcatttttcacaaattgttgcctagtgtaatacacaatattcaaattaataatgattgttttcaatttcaggttTAGAATACTTTTCATTAATAGTAGTCAGCTTCATTCACCAAACCAGTGTGTTAGCTGGACTCCAGACTTGAAAATGGTATCTCATTTCGTATAAATACTGTTCGACAGTGAATAATATTCAACAACTGAGCAGGTCcacaaaaagttcaacttcgaaGTTTTATAATATTTGGCGAATACCTAGCTTTGAAACTACTCTCAATCGCCAAAGTTACAAATTGTTTCCGAATTGCAGCAGCTCTTTCTCTTTATCAACAATTCTACTCTAAATAAGTTATGTATCCAGAcaagaaatttgaaatgctGAGAAGAAACAAGCCCCACTTCACCTGTCCCAgcggtaaaaaaatcaaagctgttttgaatattatttcaaaaatgaaaagagcGCAAGTTGTAATAATGAAGCGAGCAAACGAGAAGTGATCCCTAGCGGAATGGTaactatttcaattttctaccaaaatttagttttttttcgaaaaaaaaacataattgaaGTGTTGCTTTGATTTTTAGAGCCAAAAACGGTACACAGTACCGACATTAACAGTCGATGAGCTGGGTTTTCACACCCGTCCGTCGTGGAAATTTATTTgctagtaaaaatgatttttttctcctaattATAATCAAGATtaggtattatttattttgatttattaacaATACGTTTTTGTTCTGCATCTCGCGTCAAGTGAAGCGCTCGAAGACGACGTCGTTAACTCATGTATAtcaataatatgtatttatcgCTACACGGAGATCCTACGTCGACGTTGAAAGATCAGTTGACGGCAGAATCATCAGAAAAATACGGGAAATTATGAACAAGAGTAAGGAAAGAAAATGTAGGAACCTCAATAATCTATCGTCGATAGAGAAAGAAATACTGTTACAGCTTTCCCTGCCGAAGAAATCGTATCAACTAGTACAGCGGCCAGAAGGCAACATTACCTGATAGGATTACTGGAGGAAACATTGGATCATTCGAGGAATGTATTACCTCAGGCTCAAATCATAGCAATATATTCGGAAAGGAGGTGAGACACttcaaattaagaaaataaacgtaggtacctaggtattaagtacctaataattcaaatttttttgcagttgaagAACGAGTCAAACGTTTAGAACTTCGCAAACTTATCCGCGAAAAACTCATAAAGAGGAACGACTATGGCACATATACTCGAGTCCCCAACGTGTATTACGACAATCAGTACCtatctgatgaaaaatttaaaatacaaaaaaagaaacacattaTTATAATTATACGTAGTAcgaaatatattattttttttaaatttatttcttctGTGTGTGCGACAGCCATAGAAAAAAACTATAGGCATGTAATGACATTAAgtcaattaaaaattcaattctctacaattttcctcaacGTCATTCATCCGTAGAATGCTTCATTCCGCCTGTAGaacgatttttaatgaaactcagttggcaaatttttcaaaaagttcatttcaaaaaatattagcaaactgaatttcataaaaatcgatccGGAGGCGGAATGAAGCATTCTACATATGAAAAATGTCGTCGAGGAaatttgtagagaattaaattttcaatcgacatgatgtcatcaatttttttctaggatgctcggtttttgattttatttttacaaaaagctaAAAGTACTCAGAGAGTTTAAATCATGTAATGTACTTagcatcaaattttgaacaagaagccaaaaaatctgatcaaattagGATACACTTTAATGATATTGTAAGATAATCAACTCGTTACGATAATAATTTTGGGCATCATTAGACGCAACGCAATCGTGAATAAACTCAAAGAATAACGAGGAGTCCAATTAATCAATGAACTAACTGATGGGATGGGTGATATAATCCCCAATAAAACCAGCTCaaactgaacaaaaaataaaatgttcctCCTTACCAATCACCGATTAGCAAATTCTTCGAATACCATTGAGCCATGCTCAGGAATCGATTGATAAAACATACGAAATATACTTCGACAAAACTTCATCTTATATTGTTCTCTGAATTAGCctcacgaaatgaaaaaatctcaaataggtGTGCATAATTTCAGTAGTATTTCATAaccaattttcttaaaaaaaaaaaaaaaaaaattcgtgaacTTTTTCTcgattatgtttttcaattttcaattcatgtgTTCTTCTTGTTTCCTCCCACGAACTAACTCGACGTTTGTTGCCACAAtcaattttcgatgatttgGCTTTTATGTAATTAGGTACACTTGTTTAGAtctttccatcatttttttgattttacacaaaaattgtagttttttcatcattagaaTGTGGAACCCGTTCACAATGGAAGATTGAAATGAATCTGAAGACGTTACTGTCAGCAATATGACACGACGAAGTGTTGTTTTCTTAATGTTTTTGACTCTCATGTGTGCTATCAATAAATTATAATAGGTAGTTTCTTTCATCTTGTCGGTTCAAAGAAGATCGACGTTGTCAGTGTACCATTGAGGGAATGCCTTTACAGTCAGTGAGGTCACTTGGCGATAtagatacgagtacctacatatacttaTGTGTGAGTGATCAACTATCACGTAAACAATGAAGAGACGCATCGTATGTGCAAGTCGGGTAGGTAAGGGTATTACTCGTATTAAGGGTGGCTTCAGTGTCAAAGGCATACTTGCATTATCAAAAGAACGTAATATTCATAATGGACTTATGGTACTGAAACGCCGTCATCTCTGTCACTATATACGATAATAGCAAGAGACATAAGAAAGTCAATTGGAAAACAGAAGATAATATGCTTTACGCATCAACCACATTTTTCAACACAAATAGCATAAAACGTTCAGCTACACTCAACACAAAGTGAACGGGTCCATTCTGAAGGAAATACATTTGATTGACGAAACTGAGATGTCATCTTCtccattttttcatatttttttttctttttctcaccgaagtacatatatgtatatattaaactattggaaaatatttcgtCTGTGACGcagaagaaaaaatgaagaacactacgtcaaaattttccaaaaaaaaataaaaaataaattgaagcacatattacaaaaaattcaatttcagtttagaaaaataacaaaaaagacTCTAGTGTCTTGTTACCAACAAGATTATCAAGAAACTGACGACATAATAGGTAATATTCTTCCATTTTCATTCGAGCAAAACCAGAGCAAAATATGATGAAGTAATTTTAGCCGAGTTGAAACGTATTTTTGTACATActggtttttgattttcaaaaattcgctaagcGATAAATTACTAGATAATAATTCGGACAGCTAaaatgctctttccaaaaatcgtaatCCTTTTCATATTTGATTTGGACACATTAACTGATTTGCTTGTGAGTCTATTTTCAAACTTCTTCCATCCTACTAAAATTAGTTGCAAAAACAAATTGTAATTCACTGAGCCTAATACCGAATACAAATACACAAAACACCAAATGATTccaaatttcaaccttcaaaagGTATCATGCATAGAGATTCCCCGCATAATGCGGGGAATCCCTCACAGTAATACTATTCGTGTGATAGATCACTGTGAGGGAATCCCTcacaaatgaaaattgtaattgtGTTTCTGACCGATCACACATCACGTGGGGTAAGGGTGGGGGTAATTTTTTCCGCCGGGGATTCCCTCACAATGATACCATGAatgtaacttttttcaatttggataaAGGTGTGCGAGGGATTCCCTCGTAGTGATACGATTCACGGTTTCCGCGGGGATTTCCCTCCACTGATACCATTGGTGTGAAATTGTGACATGATACAGTTTAAAGGTTATAATACTACAGTTttatactaggtaggtagtaggtataggtacctagctacctaccacGAAAACATCAAACTTTTTCATTGACAGAAAAACTGATAATTCGAAGTCAAATATCGTTCATGATGCGAgagaaattgaatgattttcagggtttaagattttcaaacttcacgaattgaatggtgcttttcaagaaggtcctatcgaccgataggacctttttgaggagttcatgaaatttgaatctctgacgttttctacacaagatggtgcaaaccgcagcgCTCCATGTGGTGTTGTTCACAAACAGCAGCTATATGAAGTTGGCTAGGAAACGCAACTGGAAAATGCGCGCATTACCTTCTTCTCCGAAATGGTTGATCACAACTATACCAGAAGGCActcttgagtagtaattttcaacgcagaattcaaattttgagtcaattttgcccctcgacccccagggggggggtggtaccaaatgaaaatttggggaaaatgtgaaaaaatctagtatagtgtcgaaatcttgatactttgggttaaaaacaacgatttttgagtcaatttacctcgtagccccccagggggggtggtaTCAAATAAGAATGCGAAAAactcgagtatagtgtcgaaatcttggtacatttgggctgaaaacccgattttcgagccaattttgtccttcgcacgccagggaggaagggggtggtaccaaatcgaaatttggggaaaacagtgaaaaaatcgagtgcgcACTCACACACGCATGGCTATAGTATGAGATGATACAGATTTTCGCAGGTTTCCGCAGGTAAATCGATCGCAGTTGTTTTACATAcactaaaatgcataatttttcatattcgtcgTTTTGGGGAATGCTGGCGGAAGAAACTTCTGCCCTACAGTATTAAAGATATTACAttaaagtactcaattttttcacttttatcctaaattttgattaggtaccacacccctccccccggaagccgagggacaaaattgactcgaaaatcgggttttcagcccaaatgtaccaagatttcgacactattctcgattttttagcatttctatttggtaccaccccccctggggggctacgagggaaattgactcaaaaatcgttgtttttaaccctaagtatcaagatttcgacactatactcgattttttcacattttcccaaaaattttcatttggtaccacccccctggggggctacgagggaaattgactcaaaaatcgtggttttcaactcaaagtatcaagattttgacactatactcgattttttcacattttccccaaattttcatttggtaccacccccctgggggtcgaggggcaaaattgactcaaaatttgaattctgcgttgaaaattacttctcaagagtgactatttcatgtttttggtgggtttgagaaggaataaaatcgatttttaggtgaataaccgcaagaaggtcctgtcgtttcaagaaggtcctatcgaggtctcttttgtaaagcgctcccatggaaatgttggtggtggaaaaaaaattactacgcaggaaataaatagtggaaagatgcttctattcaacaaaaaaaaccggagctcgctatatcattttaaaccaaaatggcaaaacactgaaatataaaaatgcgtttttctcaaaaccagttttttgtcgataggaccttcttgaaaagcaccattcaattGTTTCTAGGAAAATCCGATAAGTCACCTACACTCATCAAACACAATTGGCAATCATAATTTGTACGCACAAACGTAAGAAAAAACCATAGATCTGTCATGTGTTTCGATGGAAACACCATCGAATCGTCACTTGAAAGAACAAAGAATTCCcaaaacttaaatttcaaatgagGGCCAAATGAAAACCAAATAGGTAACGATTCTCTGTTTGCTTCATGTATCACAGCGCTCACGgcggaaaatatttttacaacggGCACATTTCGAACttgattgaagaaattttgaagactAGTTTTCCTCACAAACCAACGGTACGTACGTAAGTAATgataattgcagaaaaaaatgctCCAGAAGACACAttaaatttctttctttttttttcaattaaaaaaacctcgaaaattcattttattcgtCGCTGCGATAGACGAAATGTTACAGAGTGATTCAATACTTCAAAGAGGGAGGGGGGAATGCAATAAGGTCAATAGTAAATTTTTCCTTCGTGAtgtctattaaaaaaatataaaattaaactaCAGTTGGAAATATCAAGACGACggttcaaaattatcaaaaatgcatCCAGGGACACGTTCGTGACCTCACCTAGCTCTCCATTGagataaatacaaaaaaaaaaaacaatgatagatgcaaacgaaaacaaaatataaGTACGTAATATTATCGAAATGGAGTGAACAGAACTGTAAAATCAAGCTAAAAAGAGTCAAGTACGACATTACCAGCATGCTTGAGCACATGTCGaagaattacattttcaaagtgCACAATAATCTTACGAGCCCAACCACCAAATAACTAAATACAtacgttttaaaattcataCCTGATTCTTGAAGATACTTCGAAGTTTGAATACCACAGCAACTCGACGAAAATTGGTCACTTTGCAGCATACTGGAACACTGGAGTGCGGGTGAAAAAACCGAACAAAACATTATCACGATCGCGACTTGCAAATCTCcactcgacaaaaaaaattactcgaataaattttcgcaaaattcgcTTCGCACTTACACGCGAACATCTCGAGTTGatcacgaattttcaaaaagcatagTTCTCGAAGAAGACTGCAGCAAACGAAAACTTGCTGACGACCGCATACGATTACAATATCACGATACGAGTCGACCACGATACGATGATCTACTTCACACTGAAGGCAAAAggcaaaacgaaacgaaacaaaacTTAACCAAACGACAAGACGAAACAGGATTAGTACCGAACCGAACGATTTATCCTTCAAGAGTAGTGTTATCTTTGCAGTCTACGTTGGCCGCCTATCTGTCGCCTGGAACCTAGAATGAATTCTGAGAATTAAAAGATAGTGTTCACTTTTCAACTACGCAATAAATGTACAACGATGGACGAATCCGAAAGATAAGAGTACGTCTTCTTTCAGCGAAATAATACAACATACCTAAATacaagtacagggtgcccagaaatatcgtgaaccccaaagaaagtttttcattaaaaatattaggttggcaacgtgaaatagatgcatatgatagGTGGAGTGGAACGTTCTCTCCAGTCAAACAACCAATTATGAGCAATCATTATTaccattcactgtgaccaaccgaaatatttagcagaaaactttttttagcggttcacgatatttctgggcaccctgtaactatgtagtatgtaccatCCCATCCTGCACAATTTTGCACATAAAAGTAAGATAAGTATCTAAGTAGTCgaagtttatttttctattttcgaaacTGAATCGATGCCTAGTGATACATATAATATCCATACGAATACGAATTTCTATCCTTTCAATATTCAAGAGTAGAGTATATAATACAACATCGAAGTTTGAGAATGACTGAAATTATTGCAAGATAGATACTAGATACTTAATATTTTCAAGCTACTTATGCAATGTACTCATTTCCAAGTTTTCGAAGGACAAgaacaatcatttttcatcaccTTGAGCTAAGAGGATTAGAGGAGAGGGGATGGAGCAAATCGCAGCAATTTATGTTTCGCGAGTTCCGTGGTTGGCAACATTGATTGCTAACCTAACAACGAAATTATACATGCATCGTTGCCAGTTTCAAGGGCACTAAATGTAGATACTTTTCTCTTTCACTTTCTGACTTTCCCCATTTCCGGCCAAATAAACTTATAGGCAAATATCGGATATTCATGCAAAAATCGTCATATTTGATGATTGGGCTGAGTGCAACATTCAAGGTAATCAGATTCGTCCACGAAAGACGaacttgagtacctacctaaacttcTTTCcacagtaaaaaaataaaaaaaaagcgaaaaacttCACTAAGAGTTGACCATTCCATTTCAGGTGAAAAACATTGTACTTTTTCAGTTTCGTGTAGGTACGTCTTGGTTTTGTACTTTTGAGTACCTATTCGCCGTCTTGGGAATAGTTTTTTCCGACATAGatttattcatgaaaatttcaattcttatttGAACGCATTCATTACCGACAAATAATTGCTTCGGTAAAACACCGACCAAACACAATCGGCGGTCATaatatataagtaggtacgcaATAACGTGAGCCAAAACCATAGCTCTGCCATGTGTTTCAATGGAAACACCATCGAATCGTCACATAccaatattatttgaacgagaACAGACTCGTGAAGCATATTTCGACGACTAACAGAtacattgaaacaaaaattactcaaataaCGAAGGGAATCATAATTTACGCATAAACGTGAGACAAAGCCATAGCTCTGCCATGTGTTTCGATGGAACCACCACCGAATCGTCACTACTTACTAATATTCGCTGAAAAGAACAGACTCgcgaatcatttttcaacgagTAACTGATACATTgtaacaaaaattactcaaacaaCGAAGGAAATCATAATTATACGCATAAACGTGAGACAAAACCATACCTCTGCTATGTAATAAGATGGGACCGCCATCGAATCGTCACTTACCAATACTCGATGAGAAAAACAGACTCGCGAAGCATTTTTCGACGACTAACCGATACATTAACACCATAATTACTCAAATAACTAAATTTTAAACAACTTTAACCAATTAATTACGAATTTCTTGAAACACAATTTCAAGAGCGGACGCCGGCAAAAAAGACGGACGAAAAATGCCGGTAAAAACAAGAACAATAGAGAACAGCATGGAACAAGTATGCAACGTTGCCAAATCATGGATCTtgtgattttgatttgaatggGACTATGtacaagattttgttttttatttactttttttgcaactttatcGAAAGTTGGACGATTGAAACTTacaattttgacttttaaattacataaataatatgattatttaattattttaaacttttattcgattgttttatcaaaaaaaatgaaaataaaaaaatacgtttgATGATGACGCAGATCTTGAGTTTGCGTTATAGATGCGTTACCGATAACGTTACTCGAATATTTTCATTGTGTCGTTTGAAATGGCAacgtgaatttctgaaaattttcaatgataaacttttgataaaaaaaagttgaaagttcgtaaaatcgtattttgaattgaattttcttctgCAAAGTAATGAAGAAAATATGTGTTGTACTCGATAATTAATACGTTCGAATAAGAATTGAAATGTTCGTGAATAAATCCATGGCAGGAAAAACTATTCCGAAGACGGCGACtactcaaaagttcaaaaccaAGTACAAGAAACTGAAAAAGTACATGTTATTTATGGTATATGTGAGTTTATTTTACCTAAAATCGAATCGTTTAATTCTTATTGAATTTCCTAGTTACGAGAATGTTTGTAATGTTTAGGAAAATGCCGCTCTATGTGatcaaattacttacttacaagaAAAAATCCTCTACACTAAAGAAGAGAACAACTTTCTGGctagaaaattgaaacacttGGAATTTCTCAAGAATGCTTCCGGTAAACTGATAATTTCACAATGATATACACTCATTTAGCATGATGTGCGATATTATTACCATTATTTGATCTGCTTTCAGGCTGTGAAATAAGCACCGTAGATAATCTAGCAAAAAAGATAATtaccaaaagaaaaattcaaattagtcCTAGTCAAATTATTGATACAGGTATTCATCGTGATCCTTATTCAGTACTATGAAATCGTATGAATTGTAACGAATATTAATCGTTTCCAATTTGAATTAGATGTACCGATACCGAAGCAAGTGTTGAAAGTGAAGAAACCggtaaaaaatgtgaaaaagaaacaaacatTGACTGTGTCCGAAGATGCCTGTGGTCAATTATCATTTCCTATCACTTTGAACGATTTGACGGTTCATTCTTTAGGAGAAGTACGTCGATAAATATAATTATTTGGTTGAATAATATCGAGTTTATCCGAATTaatgatttgtatttttaataattccagATCGTAACCGATCGTTCTACTTATCACACAGAAGATATCATTTATCCAGCCGGTTATGTTGCGACGAAAGTTTACGGAAGTGTTCACAATCCTAGAATGAAATGTTCATACACTTGTAAGATTATCGACGGAGGCTTATACCCAAAGTAATGAACGCATTTTACTTTTAGTCTAGTTTCGAATACGTTTGTGTAATATTTATTGATCTTTGTTCGACAGATTTGAAATACTATCCGAAGACGGTCTCGTATTTACCGGTACTACTCCGGATGAATGTCACAAAAAACTGTTGTCGTtaatcaataataattattcagcGAAAGTAGTCAACGATACGATAAATCGAGGAGCTGATTTCTTCGGTTTAGCTAATCCTAGCGTACATTACCTTATTCTTTCGTTGCCTGGTATTCCTAAATGTATTAAATATAGCTTCAAGAAATTCAATGTAAGTTGTAGATGCAGTTGATCgtgttatttaaaaatttataatatgtTCATAATAATAGTGAGTTTTCTACGCTTTACAGGAAAGAATCAATCTTCAAGACGATGTATTGATGAAAGATGACGTAGAAGCTTGTATCAATTATAGTGCTTTGGTTAAAGTTTTACCAGAATCGTTTAATCGTGATCCCTTTGGAAGCTCGTGGCTTCCTGGATGAGAAGAGATCGaagatttttcatgaaaatggaCGTGATAATTTGTTCGGTGTTTGTTTCAAAGTAGAGATGTATAATATTCAGACTTGATCATATGATCACGATGTAAAATTACATCAATACGTTTGCATTTTACGTCATCAAATTTAGACAATAGATGTGCTTGATTTGAATactttattgaatatttttacagttttgtaATATTGACTTTTTCAccattagataattttttttttataaatctctGTTTAAGTTTTTTCGCCAATTCGGCACAGCTCTGAAACATACGGTAATTCGATTAGTTATAATATAAATCCGGTTAAACAATAGACTAAAATAATCACTCACAATCGAGGAATATTCATTATATCGCTcggttttgggaaaatttccacgttatcgtcgtcatcgtctGTGAGAATTTTTCGCCTCCATTCAACAGTCGAATGTAATAATCTGGTCGGGTCTCTTCGTACGTTGATTGATTTACGATACTTCGTGGCTAATTTTTGATACATTAATTGTTgttcgtttcttttttcttcgatACGTTTACGTCTGTCTTGAAGTTTTCCTATAACTTGCTCGTCTTTATGCCTAATTTGCGATGATTTAAAGATCCTGAATTATCATAGCATTTAAAGGGTACAAAGTAGGTAATGTTTTAAAAGAAACCTGAAAACTGGAAGCATTTTATTGGCaatatttcttttcaatttgatctttttgtTTTCGTCAACGAGTCTAGCTATCCACATTGctttttgaatttgtattttttcatttctgtgttCCATTATcgctttcttctttttttccttcaagaaAATACGTTCGTACTTATCGAGTTCGAcgtcggattttttttttaatttttcaaatgccaGTTTAAATAGACGAAGGTACaaacttgaattaattttcgaatttttgctttttcaaacgCTTCTCTCGCTTTCGCTAATTTAATTCTTTCTTCGTTCCGTTTCATCTCTTCTTT
The sequence above is a segment of the Planococcus citri chromosome 3, ihPlaCitr1.1, whole genome shotgun sequence genome. Coding sequences within it:
- the LOC135842044 gene encoding transforming growth factor beta regulator 1 isoform X1 translates to MFVNKSMAGKTIPKTATTQKFKTKYKKLKKYMLFMVYENAALCDQITYLQEKILYTKEENNFLARKLKHLEFLKNASGCEISTVDNLAKKIITKRKIQISPSQIIDTDVPIPKQVLKVKKPVKNVKKKQTLTVSEDACGQLSFPITLNDLTVHSLGEIVTDRSTYHTEDIIYPAGYVATKVYGSVHNPRMKCSYTCKIIDGGLYPKFEILSEDGLVFTGTTPDECHKKLLSLINNNYSAKVVNDTINRGADFFGLANPSVHYLILSLPGIPKCIKYSFKKFNERINLQDDVLMKDDVEACINYSALVKVLPESFNRDPFGSSWLPG
- the LOC135842043 gene encoding coiled-coil domain-containing protein 112-like — encoded protein: MDAEIEELCKFFLSLNKKEESSMNEEKLIILADENIFQDIRNFDNYVRKYGHTGGWDDGDHSVFVNLSRKHNLQSVIYHLRYNFPDISEEEIIEHDKWYKEYLKLKSLQQRAFKFWNIKKKENNDKSRPQTASTVSSDTSRSIKEIQKKHEDLKIKIQEWKRYKEEMKRNEERIKLAKAREAFEKAKIRKLIQEKKKKAIMEHRNEKIQIQKAMWIARLVDENKKIKLKRNIANKMLPVFRHKDEQVIGKLQDRRKRIEEKRNEQQLMYQKLATKYRKSINVRRDPTRLLHSTVEWRRKILTDDDDDNVEIFPKPSDIMNIPRLAVPNWRKNLNRDL
- the LOC135842044 gene encoding transforming growth factor beta regulator 1 isoform X2, translated to MFVNKSMAGKTIPKTATTQKFKTKYKKLKKYMLFMENAALCDQITYLQEKILYTKEENNFLARKLKHLEFLKNASGCEISTVDNLAKKIITKRKIQISPSQIIDTDVPIPKQVLKVKKPVKNVKKKQTLTVSEDACGQLSFPITLNDLTVHSLGEIVTDRSTYHTEDIIYPAGYVATKVYGSVHNPRMKCSYTCKIIDGGLYPKFEILSEDGLVFTGTTPDECHKKLLSLINNNYSAKVVNDTINRGADFFGLANPSVHYLILSLPGIPKCIKYSFKKFNERINLQDDVLMKDDVEACINYSALVKVLPESFNRDPFGSSWLPG